The DNA window TTTCTATAAAAGTACAGAGGCCCTTTTTTATTTAATTTCCATTCGTTTTTCAAAAAATCATTAAGACTATCTGTATTTAATGGAGAATATAAATCAGAATCATCGGAGATTATGGTAAAGCTATAAACTGACAAAGATAGAATGCTCTCCCAATTTATAGCATCACCCAAAGAATTATTTTTTCCTGGTGGGTTGCCTAATTCAATCCTAATTTTAGCTTTTTCTATTATATCTGAAGTTCTTTCAATTTTTTTTGCACATTCAGATAATTTTCTAATTAATATGTCTGCTTTAAGTTGACTTTTTTCTATATCACTTTGAATCTTTTTTAACATTTCAGAATGCAATCTTTCGCAATCTTTCAAAATTTCTTTTATTTTATGATATTCCTCATAATCTTTACAATAAGAAGGAACTTGTAGTTTGAACTTTTCATTTTTGAATGCTTCAAACTTTTCTTTTATTTTATTTGCTCTATTTCTAGCTATTTCATCTATAACTTGCTCTGTGATATATAAATCTATCTCTTTATCTTTTATAAGTTTAAGTAACTTTTCAAGCTCAGATAAATCCTCATTAGTTAGGTGATAGAAAGAGAGAAAAATATTTGTATCAATAAATAAATTCATATAAGTGTTTTTGAATAAAATAATTACCACTAAAAAATTTAATCTTCAATAAGAAGCTCTCCAGATTTATTTTTAACATGAGGTTCAACTCTTATTCCAGTTCCAACAACATTATTCACAAGGCAATTCAAAATACCTTTTGCAAGGTCATGATTCTCATCAAGATATCGCGCTTGTACACGAAGCCTATCACCTGCAACTGCAACAACTGCATCACCTGAACCTCTATCAGTTCTTTTTTTACGAAGCCGTGATGGTCTTGCTGCCTCATATCCTCGCT is part of the Rickettsiales bacterium genome and encodes:
- a CDS encoding PIN domain-containing protein gives rise to the protein MNLFIDTNIFLSFYHLTNEDLSELEKLLKLIKDKEIDLYITEQVIDEIARNRANKIKEKFEAFKNEKFKLQVPSYCKDYEEYHKIKEILKDCERLHSEMLKKIQSDIEKSQLKADILIRKLSECAKKIERTSDIIEKAKIRIELGNPPGKNNSLGDAINWESILSLSVYSFTIISDDSDLYSPLNTDSLNDFLKNEWKLNKKGPLYFYRKLSDFFRKKYPNINLETEQEKDRLIEKLSSSSNFAITHSIIANLSNYEGFTQKQSEDLFQALLNNNQIKWIIEDEDVKSFYKKLYDNSFFMVLDSDTHEKLEKLINNKEDNLPF
- a CDS encoding phage portal protein, giving the protein MNILEKTIKFISPEVALRRSKARYTIDVIERGYEAARPSRLRKKRTDRGSGDAVVAVAGDRLRVQARYLDENHDLAKGILNCLVNNVVGTGIRVEPHVKNKSGELLIED